Proteins found in one Candidatus Margulisiibacteriota bacterium genomic segment:
- the rbfA gene encoding 30S ribosome-binding factor RbfA, producing the protein MTRVERVEEVIRDEVSKIIRQEVNDPRIGFVSITKVEMSPDLRNANIHVSIFGDEKQKTEAMDGLRSATRFIRGELGNRVDFRATPEIRFVRDDSLEKGSRVLNLIRKLKNEEHPIRTNKRTSKKG; encoded by the coding sequence ATGACAAGAGTTGAACGAGTCGAAGAAGTGATCCGGGACGAAGTCAGCAAGATCATCAGACAGGAAGTCAATGATCCGCGCATCGGCTTTGTCAGTATCACCAAAGTCGAGATGTCCCCCGATCTGCGCAACGCCAACATCCACGTCAGTATTTTCGGCGATGAAAAACAAAAAACGGAAGCGATGGACGGCCTGCGTTCAGCCACCAGATTTATCAGAGGAGAGCTGGGGAACCGCGTCGATTTTCGGGCGACCCCGGAGATCCGCTTTGTCCGCGACGACTCGTTGGAGAAAGGGAGCCGGGTCTTAAATCTTATCCGTAAGCTGAAAAATGAAGAACATCCCATTCGAACAAATAAAAGAACTTCTAAGAAAGGCTAA
- a CDS encoding bifunctional oligoribonuclease/PAP phosphatase NrnA: protein MKNIPFEQIKELLRKANTVLVAGHSDPDGDSIGSMLGLGHLLQLSGVTVHYLCVDAVPRVYGFLPGADKIKKNLPFNQIFDLLFVVDSSDLSRIGDKTTDFRAVAKKIVNLDHHPDNTNFGDINCVGSASSAAEVVFDLAAYLKLPFNKQIAECLYVGLITDTGNFRYENTSVKTFCMAAELMKYGINTHDITTRIYDTRTVKAVKIAALALANVQFAGEGKICWSAITGEMMEQVGAMGEDVIGIVDHLRSIEGVEVAIFFREKEGMVKMNFRSKSRVNVSEIARKFGGGGHIKAAGAGMAGPIEKVEALVIAETEKHIQALKYLVT, encoded by the coding sequence ATGAAGAACATCCCATTCGAACAAATAAAAGAACTTCTAAGAAAGGCTAACACGGTCCTGGTCGCCGGGCACAGCGATCCCGACGGCGACTCGATCGGTTCGATGCTGGGGCTGGGTCATCTGCTCCAACTGTCGGGTGTTACCGTCCACTATCTTTGCGTCGACGCCGTTCCCAGGGTTTACGGCTTCCTCCCCGGCGCCGACAAGATCAAAAAGAACCTCCCCTTTAACCAGATATTCGACCTCCTGTTCGTCGTCGACTCTTCCGACCTTTCCCGCATCGGCGATAAGACGACCGATTTCCGGGCCGTCGCCAAAAAGATCGTCAATTTGGACCATCACCCCGACAACACCAATTTCGGCGATATCAACTGCGTCGGCAGCGCTTCTTCGGCCGCGGAGGTGGTCTTTGACCTGGCGGCTTACCTAAAACTGCCGTTTAATAAACAGATCGCCGAATGCCTCTATGTCGGTCTGATCACCGACACGGGTAATTTTCGCTACGAAAACACCTCGGTGAAAACTTTTTGCATGGCGGCGGAACTGATGAAGTACGGGATCAACACCCATGACATTACTACCCGCATTTACGACACCCGCACCGTCAAGGCGGTGAAAATAGCCGCGTTGGCCCTGGCGAACGTTCAGTTCGCGGGAGAGGGGAAGATCTGCTGGTCGGCGATAACCGGCGAAATGATGGAACAGGTCGGCGCGATGGGGGAAGACGTGATCGGGATCGTCGATCATCTCCGGTCGATCGAGGGGGTGGAAGTGGCGATCTTTTTTCGGGAAAAAGAAGGGATGGTCAAGATGAACTTCCGCTCCAAGAGCCGGGTCAATGTTTCGGAGATCGCCCGGAAATTCGGCGGCGGCGGGCACATTAAGGCGGCCGGGGCCGGGATGGCCGGCCCGATCGAAAAAGTAGAGGCGCTGGTGATCGCGGAAACGGAAAAGCATATCCAGGCCCTCAAGTATTTGGTCACTTAA
- the truB gene encoding tRNA pseudouridine(55) synthase TruB: MDGIIIVNKPAGWTSFDVVAKIRNLTKVKKVGHSGTLDPIATGVLPVFLGSATKQIERFLNGDKGYLAEMLLGVKTDTGDADGKVIRQNEKCKIKNEGIEKAFEKYRGKIKQVPPMYSAIKIKGQKLYELARKGIEVERAPREITIHKLELIRPDGKRPDSELIAGLVDGWPVSGPDEFQRVVFYVECSKGTYIRKLIEDVGDDLGCGAHMTRLVRTYAHPFHLSQALDLETIVTMGQHDQLATVIIKPEEVLTSSGSGAQ; the protein is encoded by the coding sequence ATGGACGGGATAATTATTGTCAATAAACCTGCCGGCTGGACCTCGTTCGACGTCGTCGCTAAGATCCGCAACCTCACCAAAGTCAAAAAAGTCGGTCACTCCGGGACCCTCGATCCAATCGCGACCGGGGTCTTGCCGGTCTTTCTCGGCAGCGCGACCAAGCAAATTGAACGGTTCCTGAACGGGGACAAAGGGTATTTGGCTGAGATGTTGTTAGGAGTTAAAACTGATACGGGTGATGCTGACGGAAAAGTCATAAGACAAAATGAAAAATGTAAAATTAAAAATGAAGGAATAGAGAAAGCATTTGAAAAGTACAGGGGTAAGATCAAACAGGTGCCGCCGATGTATTCGGCGATCAAGATCAAGGGGCAGAAGCTGTATGAGTTGGCTCGTAAGGGGATAGAAGTTGAGCGGGCGCCCAGGGAGATCACGATCCATAAGCTGGAATTGATCCGGCCGGACGGAAAGAGGCCCGATTCAGAGCTGATCGCCGGGCTGGTTGACGGGTGGCCGGTGTCTGGTCCGGATGAGTTTCAGAGGGTCGTCTTTTACGTGGAGTGTTCTAAAGGGACTTATATCCGGAAGCTGATCGAGGACGTAGGTGACGATTTGGGGTGCGGCGCCCATATGACCAGATTGGTCAGGACCTACGCGCATCCTTTCCATTTATCGCAGGCGCTGGACCTGGAAACAATCGTCACCATGGGCCAACACGACCAATTAGCGACGGTGATAATCAAACCGGAAGAAGTCCTCACCTCAAGCGGAAGCGGAGCCCAATGA
- the ligA gene encoding NAD-dependent DNA ligase LigA: MSKEEAKKKIEKLRQVIQHHDNLYYVQDQPEIADSEYDKLFRQLVELEKEYPDLVTPDSPTQRVGGEPLKEFKPYHHKKPLLSLDNAMNLEELDDFDRRVREALGEEKIEYVAELKMDGLAVALVYNNGHFTVGSTRGDGVRGEDITQNLRTVKAIPLGLKEELDLEVRGETYLPYDDFLKLNEERQEKGEALFANPRNAAAGSVRQLDPKITAGRPLDIFLYYGEVPEMATHLETLKYLKKLGFKTNPNTRLCHGLSEVKEYIKEWEKKREKLPYEIDGIVIKVNKLADQKKLGFTARAPRWAIAFKYPPMQAETVIENIEVQVGRTGAITPVAHLKPVHLAGVVVKRATLHNEDEIRRKEIKIGDHVKVQRAGEVIPEVVEVVKNKRSGHEKEFHMPTHCPVCGGKIYRPEGEAIARCTNATCPAQVMGRVRLFTSREAMDIEHVGWALIDQLVEKKLIADAADLYTLTKEAILKLERMGEKSAQNVIDSIQGSLSRPFDRLIYSLGIRLVGRRTAQLLADHYVDIDELSNATAEELGKIHEIGPKVAEGIVVFFKEKANRHLIEKLKKAGVKVKGGGQRQSGPLKGKKFVFTGGMEYYTRPEAEDLVRQLGGSASSAVSKETDYVVAGTDPGSKYNKAKKLGVTILTEEEFVKLTKRS; the protein is encoded by the coding sequence ATGAGCAAAGAAGAAGCAAAGAAGAAGATCGAGAAGTTACGGCAAGTGATTCAGCACCACGACAATCTTTACTATGTTCAGGACCAGCCGGAGATTGCCGATTCGGAATACGATAAGCTCTTCCGCCAACTGGTTGAGCTGGAGAAGGAATATCCCGATCTGGTGACCCCCGATTCCCCAACCCAGCGGGTGGGGGGCGAGCCGCTCAAAGAGTTTAAGCCCTACCACCATAAAAAGCCCCTTCTTTCCCTAGATAACGCCATGAACCTGGAAGAACTTGACGACTTTGACCGGCGGGTCAGAGAGGCCTTGGGGGAAGAAAAGATCGAGTACGTCGCGGAACTGAAGATGGATGGGTTGGCGGTCGCCTTGGTCTATAATAATGGTCATTTCACGGTCGGTTCGACTCGGGGGGATGGAGTCCGGGGTGAAGATATCACCCAAAACTTGCGGACCGTTAAAGCGATCCCACTGGGCCTAAAAGAAGAGCTCGATCTGGAAGTCCGGGGGGAGACCTATCTTCCTTACGACGACTTCCTGAAACTGAACGAAGAGCGGCAGGAAAAGGGAGAAGCCCTTTTTGCCAATCCCCGCAACGCCGCCGCCGGATCGGTCCGCCAGCTAGACCCAAAGATCACCGCCGGACGGCCGCTCGATATTTTTCTTTATTACGGCGAGGTGCCAGAAATGGCGACCCATCTCGAAACCCTCAAGTATTTGAAAAAACTTGGCTTTAAGACCAATCCGAACACCCGGCTTTGCCACGGTCTCTCCGAAGTTAAAGAATACATCAAGGAGTGGGAGAAGAAACGGGAAAAGCTCCCTTACGAGATCGACGGGATCGTAATCAAGGTCAACAAACTAGCCGACCAGAAAAAACTCGGCTTTACCGCCCGCGCCCCGCGCTGGGCGATCGCTTTTAAATACCCACCGATGCAGGCAGAGACGGTGATCGAAAACATTGAAGTCCAAGTCGGCCGGACCGGGGCGATCACGCCGGTCGCCCACTTAAAACCGGTCCATCTGGCCGGAGTTGTCGTTAAACGGGCGACCCTCCACAACGAAGACGAGATCCGCCGCAAAGAGATCAAGATCGGTGACCACGTGAAGGTCCAGCGGGCGGGGGAAGTGATCCCCGAAGTGGTTGAAGTCGTTAAGAACAAACGGAGCGGCCACGAGAAAGAGTTTCATATGCCGACCCATTGTCCGGTCTGCGGCGGGAAGATCTACCGGCCGGAGGGGGAAGCGATCGCCCGCTGTACGAACGCCACTTGTCCGGCGCAGGTGATGGGGCGGGTCCGCCTTTTTACCTCCCGCGAAGCGATGGACATTGAACATGTCGGTTGGGCGCTGATCGATCAGCTGGTCGAAAAGAAACTGATCGCCGACGCGGCCGATCTCTACACTCTCACTAAAGAAGCTATCCTTAAACTTGAACGGATGGGGGAGAAGTCGGCCCAAAACGTGATCGATTCGATCCAGGGGAGCTTGTCGCGGCCGTTCGATCGGCTGATCTATTCCCTGGGGATCCGGTTAGTCGGCCGTCGGACCGCCCAACTCTTGGCCGATCATTACGTTGATATCGATGAGCTTTCTAACGCGACCGCCGAAGAGTTGGGGAAGATCCACGAGATCGGACCGAAAGTCGCGGAAGGGATCGTCGTTTTCTTTAAGGAAAAAGCTAACCGCCATTTAATTGAAAAACTAAAAAAGGCGGGGGTGAAAGTCAAAGGTGGTGGCCAGCGGCAGAGTGGCCCGCTTAAGGGGAAGAAGTTTGTTTTCACCGGCGGGATGGAGTACTACACCCGGCCGGAAGCGGAAGATTTGGTCCGCCAGCTTGGCGGCTCGGCCAGCTCCGCAGTCTCTAAAGAGACTGACTACGTCGTCGCCGGGACCGATCCCGGCTCCAAGTACAATAAAGCGAAAAAATTGGGCGTGACGATTTTGACGGAAGAGGAGTTTGTGAAGCTCACAAAGAGATCTTAA
- the tnpA gene encoding IS200/IS605 family transposase — protein MGKYVHYVFSTYKRRQLISEDVAECLKTAFADICRGKGFRIECYDILIDHVHLLIEKQDNDSNEYVMKMVKGLSSKAVLAKFSTNRFDNRKLWGRGYRAYEIIDSDSLRKVIDYIKGQKANGEDKRFLQLGNRDDIVAGFQA, from the coding sequence ATGGGGAAGTATGTTCATTATGTCTTTTCGACTTATAAAAGAAGGCAATTGATATCGGAAGACGTTGCCGAATGCTTAAAAACAGCGTTTGCCGATATTTGTAGGGGGAAGGGCTTTAGGATCGAATGTTATGATATTTTGATAGATCATGTTCATTTGCTCATTGAAAAACAGGATAACGATAGCAATGAGTATGTAATGAAGATGGTCAAAGGACTTAGCTCCAAAGCAGTGTTGGCTAAGTTTTCGACCAATCGTTTTGATAATCGGAAGCTCTGGGGAAGAGGCTATCGGGCTTACGAGATTATTGATTCAGATTCATTGCGAAAAGTGATAGATTATATAAAAGGGCAGAAGGCGAATGGTGAAGACAAACGATTTTTACAGCTTGGAAACCGCGACGATATTGTCGCAGGTTTCCAAGCGTGA
- a CDS encoding RNA methyltransferase — protein MQQQLKLIKNLLETRKARRKEKLFVVEGVRMVEEAGERVKTFFYSENLPIVKKLEEQMSVGYKVSKKQLAEISQVETPQGIVAIVREQEYSLDQIDTKGVIVYCLGVQDPGNLGTIIRTADAFGASGVILSKGTVDLYNPKVVRATMGSLFHLPIVMAADDAETISQLKGKNVKIVTTDLKATKTAAAGDYRGGVAFLVGNEGAGLPPEIVALGEAVKIPMPGNAESLNVAVSTAILLYEATKQRLGNRDDIVAGFQG, from the coding sequence ATGCAACAACAACTAAAATTAATTAAAAATCTCCTCGAGACCCGCAAGGCGCGGCGGAAGGAGAAGCTCTTCGTTGTTGAAGGGGTGAGGATGGTCGAAGAGGCGGGGGAGCGGGTAAAAACGTTCTTCTACTCCGAAAACCTGCCGATCGTTAAGAAGCTGGAAGAACAGATGAGTGTCGGTTACAAAGTCTCGAAAAAACAACTGGCCGAGATTTCCCAGGTGGAAACGCCGCAAGGGATCGTCGCGATTGTTAGAGAACAGGAATACTCCTTAGACCAGATAGATACCAAGGGAGTGATCGTTTACTGCCTCGGTGTCCAGGACCCGGGGAACCTGGGGACAATCATCAGGACCGCCGACGCTTTTGGGGCGAGCGGAGTGATCCTTTCTAAAGGGACCGTCGACCTCTATAACCCGAAAGTGGTTCGCGCGACGATGGGCTCGCTCTTTCACCTGCCGATCGTCATGGCGGCCGATGACGCCGAAACTATTAGTCAATTAAAGGGGAAAAATGTTAAAATAGTAACAACCGATCTAAAGGCGACGAAAACCGCGGCCGCCGGGGATTACCGGGGCGGGGTCGCTTTCCTGGTTGGGAACGAAGGGGCCGGGTTGCCCCCCGAGATCGTCGCTCTGGGCGAAGCGGTCAAGATCCCGATGCCGGGAAACGCCGAATCGCTTAATGTCGCCGTCTCGACCGCGATTCTTTTATATGAAGCGACAAAACAAAGACTAGGAAACCGCGACGATATTGTCGCAGGTTTCCAGGGATAA
- the pheS gene encoding phenylalanine--tRNA ligase subunit alpha, whose translation MEKIKQLQDEALGLIRQAKDLAELDSVRIRFLGKKGELTEVLKSLGSLSPEERPKVGALVNEAKVVVEVALNDQKVSLLAQAQKQKIAAEKIDITLPGKGIKLGKLHPLTQTMEQAKDIFLRLGFEIAEGPEVELEYYNFDGLNIPAHHPSRDVDSTFVIKDEVVMRTHTSPVQVRVMEKRQPPLAIIAPGRVFRRDYDATHSPVFQQLEGFLVNKNITFGDLKGVLTEFLRQMFGSEKKVRFRPSFFPFTEPSAEVDVECLKCGSEGQKGCNICKGTGWLEILGSGMIDPNVFKAVGYDPEKYTGFAFGVGIERIAMLKYGIDDIRLFYENDLRFLEQF comes from the coding sequence ATGGAAAAGATTAAACAACTACAGGACGAAGCGCTTGGCCTGATCCGTCAGGCGAAAGATCTGGCCGAGCTCGACTCGGTTAGGATCCGCTTTCTCGGTAAAAAAGGGGAACTGACCGAAGTCCTCAAGTCGCTTGGCTCACTTTCACCGGAAGAACGGCCGAAGGTCGGCGCCCTCGTTAACGAAGCCAAAGTTGTGGTTGAAGTTGCCTTGAACGATCAGAAGGTCAGCCTCTTGGCGCAAGCCCAAAAACAAAAGATTGCCGCCGAAAAGATCGATATCACTCTCCCCGGGAAAGGGATCAAACTCGGTAAACTCCACCCGCTAACCCAGACGATGGAACAAGCCAAAGATATCTTTTTACGCCTTGGCTTTGAGATCGCGGAAGGGCCGGAAGTCGAGCTGGAGTATTATAATTTCGACGGCCTCAATATCCCGGCCCACCATCCGTCGCGCGACGTTGATTCAACTTTCGTCATTAAAGACGAGGTTGTTATGCGGACCCACACTTCGCCGGTCCAGGTCCGGGTGATGGAAAAGAGACAGCCGCCGCTGGCGATCATCGCTCCCGGCCGGGTCTTCCGCCGTGATTACGACGCCACCCATTCGCCGGTCTTCCAACAATTGGAAGGGTTCCTGGTCAATAAGAACATTACTTTCGGCGACCTCAAAGGGGTTCTCACCGAATTCCTCCGCCAGATGTTCGGCTCGGAGAAAAAGGTCCGCTTTCGGCCGAGCTTTTTCCCCTTTACCGAACCGTCGGCTGAAGTTGACGTTGAATGTTTGAAATGCGGGAGTGAAGGGCAGAAAGGGTGCAACATCTGCAAAGGGACCGGCTGGCTCGAGATCCTCGGCTCCGGGATGATCGACCCGAACGTTTTTAAAGCGGTTGGCTACGACCCGGAGAAATACACCGGCTTTGCTTTTGGGGTGGGGATCGAACGGATCGCGATGCTGAAATACGGGATCGATGACATCCGCCTATTTTACGAGAACGATCTTCGTTTTCTGGAGCAATTTTAA
- the pheT gene encoding phenylalanine--tRNA ligase subunit beta, translating to MKVPIEWLKELVPIKATAEKLAELIALGGLETNLIAEDILEVDILPNRADCWSLRGIAREVAALTKVKVKADKPKVKETAEKTKKFVQVDILEPTLCSRYMARVIKNVKIGDSPEWLKRRLEKAGVRSINNVVDVTNYLMLEIGQPMHAFDASLVKDRHIVVRRAEPKEKVLALDGKEYELDSEVLVIADPDKAIAIAGIMGLANSEVRPTTTTIILESASFDPVSVHENSRKLRLRSESSVRFAHGLDWLGVEEALDRGAALIAELAGGEVFSGSVDAKKKDPTPKNILLRPARVEKVLGEHLAVGTMTSILKGLGFGVKTKGNDLMVEIPLFRAMDVEREADLIEELARINGYDKIKPTMPDTSFAGKKAPVEDFLKLRQVLTGCGLNEVQSYTLVCEKDLELSTFPLAGTIQTVNPLNSDQVILRPSLLPGLLKIAQYNQNRQIENVLIFEIGKTFKQSGEKLPHENWRITGVLMASPFQSLLDKGTVDYFFVKGAMESLFSALGLNLPEQKESSSSFTQYGSAAEIPAGFFGALNPNLQRNYDFKKPVFVFDLDLDLLVAQARHDRHYQQLPKFPYVTRDISLTMPDDAANQNVISLVKELGGGLVEAVFPFDKYKESVAYRIIYRHQERTLTEEEVNQKHQSIVDALVSRLHVKLR from the coding sequence ATGAAAGTGCCAATAGAGTGGCTTAAAGAACTGGTCCCCATTAAAGCGACGGCCGAGAAATTGGCCGAACTGATCGCTTTAGGCGGGCTGGAAACGAATCTGATCGCCGAGGATATCCTCGAAGTCGATATCCTGCCGAACCGGGCCGACTGCTGGAGCCTGCGCGGGATCGCCCGGGAAGTCGCGGCTCTCACCAAAGTTAAAGTTAAAGCCGACAAACCGAAAGTCAAAGAGACGGCCGAGAAGACCAAAAAATTTGTCCAGGTCGATATCCTGGAGCCGACTCTGTGTTCCCGTTACATGGCGCGGGTGATCAAGAACGTTAAGATCGGCGACTCCCCAGAGTGGCTTAAACGCCGCCTGGAAAAGGCGGGGGTCCGCTCGATCAATAACGTCGTTGACGTGACCAACTACCTGATGCTGGAGATCGGCCAGCCGATGCACGCTTTCGACGCCTCGCTGGTCAAAGACCGGCACATTGTCGTCCGCCGGGCCGAACCGAAAGAAAAAGTCCTTGCCCTCGATGGTAAAGAATATGAACTCGATTCCGAAGTCCTGGTCATTGCCGATCCGGACAAGGCGATCGCCATTGCCGGGATCATGGGCTTGGCCAACAGCGAAGTCCGGCCGACCACGACCACCATTATTTTAGAATCGGCCTCCTTCGATCCGGTCTCGGTCCACGAGAATTCCAGAAAACTTCGGCTGCGGAGCGAATCGTCGGTCCGCTTCGCCCACGGTCTTGATTGGCTGGGGGTGGAAGAGGCGCTTGATCGCGGCGCCGCTTTGATCGCCGAGCTGGCGGGGGGCGAAGTCTTCTCCGGTAGTGTCGATGCCAAAAAGAAAGACCCGACCCCCAAGAACATCCTCCTCCGCCCCGCGCGGGTCGAAAAAGTTCTAGGCGAACATCTCGCGGTCGGGACAATGACCAGTATCCTCAAAGGGTTGGGGTTCGGGGTCAAAACGAAAGGGAACGACCTAATGGTCGAGATCCCATTGTTCAGGGCGATGGACGTGGAGCGGGAAGCCGACCTGATCGAAGAGCTCGCCCGGATCAACGGTTACGACAAGATCAAACCGACTATGCCGGATACTTCTTTTGCCGGTAAAAAAGCGCCGGTCGAAGACTTTTTAAAACTCCGCCAGGTTTTGACCGGTTGCGGCTTAAATGAGGTCCAGTCCTATACTTTAGTTTGTGAAAAGGACCTGGAACTGTCGACTTTTCCGCTGGCAGGGACGATCCAGACCGTTAATCCGCTCAATAGCGATCAGGTAATATTACGGCCGAGCCTACTGCCTGGACTACTGAAGATCGCCCAGTACAACCAGAACCGCCAGATCGAGAATGTCCTGATCTTTGAGATCGGCAAAACATTTAAACAAAGCGGGGAGAAGCTTCCTCATGAGAACTGGCGGATCACCGGTGTTTTAATGGCATCGCCGTTCCAGAGCTTACTGGATAAAGGGACGGTCGATTACTTCTTTGTTAAAGGGGCAATGGAAAGTCTGTTTAGCGCGCTTGGGTTGAACTTGCCGGAACAAAAAGAAAGTTCCAGCTCGTTCACGCAATACGGGAGCGCGGCGGAAATTCCGGCCGGGTTCTTCGGCGCGCTGAATCCAAACCTTCAACGCAATTATGATTTTAAAAAACCGGTCTTTGTTTTTGACCTCGATCTTGATCTGCTTGTGGCGCAAGCAAGACATGACCGGCACTATCAACAGCTTCCCAAGTTCCCCTATGTGACGAGAGATATCTCTCTTACCATGCCGGACGACGCGGCCAATCAAAATGTGATCTCTTTGGTGAAAGAGCTGGGCGGCGGACTGGTTGAAGCGGTCTTTCCGTTCGATAAGTATAAGGAGAGCGTCGCTTACCGGATCATTTACCGCCATCAGGAGCGGACCCTCACCGAAGAGGAAGTTAACCAGAAGCACCAATCGATCGTTGACGCTTTAGTCTCGCGGCTGCACGTTAAGTTGAGGTAG
- the tnpA gene encoding IS200/IS605 family transposase, which produces MFYHYIFNTYKGKSSLLEKEMRQFLEAEFKQIAQKRGLGLLASNILEEHVHLLVEQEATDSTEYVMKMFKGSSSRAFFLEYPSNRFVDRKLWGRGYFARKISEKDLPKVIQYINEQHDAAGVDKRY; this is translated from the coding sequence ATGTTTTACCACTATATTTTTAATACTTATAAAGGGAAATCATCACTTCTTGAAAAAGAGATGCGGCAATTTCTTGAGGCTGAGTTTAAGCAGATAGCCCAAAAGAGAGGACTTGGGCTACTTGCTTCAAATATTCTCGAAGAACATGTTCATTTGTTAGTGGAGCAAGAAGCGACTGATTCCACCGAGTATGTTATGAAAATGTTTAAGGGGAGTTCTTCTAGGGCATTTTTTCTGGAATATCCATCAAATAGATTTGTTGATCGGAAATTATGGGGAAGGGGTTATTTTGCCCGTAAAATAAGTGAAAAAGACCTTCCTAAAGTGATACAATATATTAACGAACAGCATGACGCTGCTGGCGTAGACAAAAGATATTAG
- a CDS encoding restriction endonuclease, translating to MKKISYERIGLFCQAALRIILEQGGSCPVKKIHEEIEKKIEFNEYEKGLYEKSGYIRWQSILHFYSIDLVKAGWLRKHKGTWFITEEGKKALEMTPNQFIDVARKKYMEWAEARELIRQESNETDNENHSLATTYEQAQSTSREEIKEYIRNINPYDFQDLVAALFRGMGYYTPFVASKGPDGGIDIVAYKDPIGAQSPRIRIQVKHRMETKVGRPEVASLNGDLQKEGYIGVIVSTGGFSADALVEIRKANKHIEKINFDEFIDLWEEHYDKLSDEDKNLLPLRKVLFLAPEE from the coding sequence ATGAAAAAAATATCATATGAGCGAATTGGTTTATTTTGTCAGGCAGCATTAAGGATAATCTTAGAGCAAGGCGGATCATGTCCGGTAAAGAAAATTCACGAGGAAATTGAAAAGAAAATCGAATTTAATGAATACGAAAAAGGGCTTTATGAAAAGAGTGGCTATATTCGTTGGCAATCAATTTTGCATTTTTATTCAATTGATCTTGTTAAGGCTGGATGGTTAAGGAAACATAAAGGGACCTGGTTTATTACCGAAGAAGGCAAGAAGGCGCTTGAAATGACGCCGAACCAATTTATTGATGTTGCAAGAAAAAAATATATGGAATGGGCTGAGGCGAGAGAATTAATTAGGCAAGAGTCAAATGAGACAGATAATGAAAATCATTCGCTTGCAACAACATATGAGCAGGCGCAATCAACATCAAGAGAGGAAATAAAAGAGTACATTAGAAATATTAATCCATATGATTTTCAGGATCTAGTTGCGGCCTTATTTCGAGGTATGGGGTATTATACGCCATTTGTTGCGTCAAAAGGCCCAGATGGGGGCATTGATATTGTTGCATACAAAGATCCCATTGGTGCTCAATCTCCAAGAATACGTATACAAGTTAAGCATAGAATGGAAACAAAAGTTGGGAGGCCAGAGGTCGCCTCATTAAACGGCGACTTGCAGAAAGAAGGGTATATTGGAGTTATTGTTTCTACTGGTGGTTTTTCTGCTGATGCTTTGGTCGAAATTAGGAAGGCAAATAAACATATTGAAAAAATTAATTTCGATGAATTCATCGATCTTTGGGAAGAACACTATGATAAGTTATCTGATGAAGATAAAAACTTATTGCCACTAAGAAAAGTGTTGTTTTTGGCTCCAGAAGAATAG